CCGGGTCTCAAGATCAGGACCCCGCAGGACTTACGGCATCGATCCCCGAGAGCTGCATGCCGGCGTTCACCACCGCCACCGAGAGCGTTTGCCAGCGCACGGAGCGGTCCCGCAGCAGCTGCCAGACGGACATTGTTGCCACAGAGGAGAGCGACTGCTGCTCCTCCTTCATCTCCTGCACCGCGTCCTGCACGTCGGGAGTCCCCAGGAACCGGCGCAGCGCTGCGGGGAGCGCGGGGCTCGTGGAAGAGGGTGGACACCCGTAGGAATTGCACAGGGTAGGGGTGTGGGTTCAGCTTGCCCCAGAACACCTCCTTGAGCCCCTGAGGCTGGGCTTCCCTAGGGAGATGCCCTGACACCAGGGTGATGGGCACCATGCACCTGGGAAGGTTTGGGGCTGGGCTGTTGGGGCTGGGTGTGGAAGGATGCTGCAAGGATGCGCCCTGGTCTCGGGAGGCCTTGGCGCAGCACCCATCACCTCCCACAGCTGGACACCCCATCCCAGGACACCCGCTCACCCTCAGTGGCCCCGCAGACGTCGTTCCTCTCTATGAGCAGGTACCTTGGGCTCTCAGGgaagcagtgcagcagcaggagctggagggaggcagggaccACCACCACTGCCAGGAACAGGGGCCAGTACCTGTCCTGGAACGGGATGTGTCACagagagggcagagcagggaccACAGGAGGAGGCCGAGGGCATCACGCTCACCTTGCCCAGCAGCTCCGGGAGGCCTAGCACCTGCGCGGAGAAAACCCCCAGGCAGATGAAGATGCTGGGCATGAGGCCCAGGAAGCCCCGCAGGTTCTTGGGGGCGATTTCTCCCAGGTAGAGGGGCACCACGCTGAGACAGATACCTGGGGACTGGGGACATGGATGGGAGACACAGCCAGCAGGACACCCCGCCGGCACACCCCCTGCCCTACTcagcacctgctgcagcaggggaccCTGTGGCCAGCGAGGTGACCCCGTCTGCCCCTGGTGCCCTGGGTAAGGGCTGTAACCCCCTGCCTGGGCGGCACCCACCTGCGTGGAGCCCCGTGATGGAGCGGCCGATGATCACCATCTCGGGGGACCCCAGCTCCCGGCTGAAGCCCATGAAGCTGCCGGCCAGGAGGACGAGGAGAGCGCTGCGGCTGAGCGTGCCGCTCCTAGCGGGGCACAGGCAGCGGGGCAGCCCCTCCGGCCCCGTCCTGGCCCTCGGGGCCACCCGTGCCATGCCAGCCCCTTACCTGCCGTAGcgtgccaccagcagccccaccagcaAGGAGCCCCCCAGACCGCCCAGGGCGAAGGTGGAGACAGTCAGGGAGTAGAGGAGGgtgagggggccgggggccaGCCCGTGCCCGTACCGCCGGGACCAGGTGGCGTTGTAGAAAGCCTTGATGTGCTGCGGGGCAGAGGGAGACGCGGCATTGAATGCAGTAGGGGAAGGGGGAGGTGGGAAGGCAGCCCCCCGAGGGGAAGTGCTGTGGGTTTGACAGCTTCATGGGGGATCCAGGGCAGGTTACAGCTGGGGATGACCGGGGTGTTCTGCTCTGGCTGCTCAGGCAGCCTCAGTACCAGTGGGGTTTAAGGATGACTTAGAGGCCCCACGtagagctggagcagctgctgagggcttccccagccctgccttccaGGGGGTGACCCCAAACCAAGGTCTCACATCCCTCGCATGCCACCCCTGCCCCTGGACTGCTCTCTCTGCAGCAGGTCTGAGGGCAAAGCCAGCATTTTggcgtggggctggggtcccACCACcgtgctctgctcccagcaagGCCGTGCCGTCCCTTACCACCGCCGGCGAGTTCACCACGGCCAGGTTGTAGCCATAGAGCATGGAGGAGCCGAAGGACACCAGGAGGGTGACTGAGAGCAGGGGGAAGGTGAGGTGCTGGGGGAGAGGTGGGGGGGTCAGCACCATGCTGGGCTACTGCCCCATTTCTATCAGGAGAGGTGCAGGGACGTCCCTGTCCCAAGCCAAGatcccagccctggggagcccccCACTGGGCACGGCTCCCCGCCACCCCCAGCCCATCAGACCCACATCTTCCCAATTGGTGCCTCCATTGGGGTCAGGGGGGGACAGGCAGGATGGGTGTCCATGCTGTGGGGTGCCGATGGTGGCCGAGGGACACCCCACAGACCCCCTCCCAGTGCCCAGCAGGACCCAAGAGGCATGCAGGGCACCCCTGGATGCTGCACCCTACTGTCTGCTGCAGTGAGCTGTCCATGACCTGACAGTGACAGTGCTGTCACGGGGCAGATGAGCAAAGTTGTGCCCCCAtccccggcagcagcagcacgtccCAGTGCCCAAAGCCCAGCCCCAAGATCCCCATCTCTCCCCAAGCACAcacacccccccccaccccaaacccaGTAGCCGGATCCTTagcacccagcagctcccggcTCATGCACACCAAATCCCCACTAATCCCACCAGGAATCCTGAGCTGGGAATGGGGGGGTCAGgccaggggtctggggggggggggcagcataTCATGGGGCACATGGGGAGTGGGAATGGGGCTGCCCcctgagcccagcagccccctgcccaccaaAGCTCACCCTGATGATGCCCCTGCTGGGGTCCGGGGTCCCTTTCCCATCTGTCGGGCTGAGGCTGTGGCTGGAATCGGATGagagaggatgaggaggaggggaggaaggcagccCCAGTGCCTGGCACTTCTCTCCCATTTTCACTtggaagaaggagggagaggggaagggagagaaggggaggcCGCCTGGGTGTCCCGGGGACTCATTGGAGGCTCCtaagcagctggaggaggagtcCGGGGGCCTCCCCGCCTCGCTGGGGCACCTTGCAGGTAGGGGAGGCCCTGGGGCTATTTGAGGGGCAGCGACCCTACACTACCCCCAAGGCAGAGGCTTGGTGTGGAGGGGAGGTCCCCCATCTCCCAAcacccccctcagccccccgaGCCTCCCACCACCGCATCAGGCTGTGGGACAGCAGCGTCCCATCCGCTGGGACttggggcaggagggctggtAACCCACGCACCCCGATGTGGCCGTGAATCGGGGCAGCTGCCCCTGTGGGACAGGGGGgtggcagagcccccagccccagggcaaagcccccagccccagagagGAGAGACGCGGCTCATGGCAGCTCAGAGGAATCCAATTTTGCTGCGGCCAGAAGCTGCCTCCCCCGCTGCTAATGAAGTGCCTTTAATTAGCAGCCTAATAGCAAGCTCTTAATTTGCCGAACAGGCAGTGGAAAGGATGGGGACCCCACTAAGCCAGGCTGGCAACAGCTCCGAGGGATTAAAAGGGAGGGGTTCGGCTGGCTGGCCCCACCACGGGAGGGTCCCACGGGACGGGGCTGGGAGAGCCCCACGGGCACCCCAAAGGCCTTggggccaggcagagctggcGCCTTGTCCTCCCACGCGGGATGCTCCAGaccctgccccttccctctgGATTCACCTCCGGCTCCCTCCAGAAGCACCGGAGCTTTACAGTGCCCTCTGCCCCACTAGGAGCCCTTCCCAGCCTGCCGGCATGGGGATTTCCCAAGGGATGGTGCCAGCTCCAAGGCTTGCTCTGACTCAGTTTCCCCGTCTCCGCCGGGCCATCACCTTTACCAGACGCTGCCCCAAGCTGGGGGTCACCTCCGCCCTGATCTAGGGCTGAACTGGTGTTACTGGTGCTGGTCCCCAGCAGCGGCCGGGAAAGGGGGTTTAGCAGGTGAGCAACACGTgccagggaggaagggggatgagaggaggagggaagcttGGGGTGCCAATTAAGGGCCACCAGGGAGCCGGGTTAATTGGAGACACTCCTGTGACCTAACCCGGTGATGGTGGTATGAGGGCCAGGAACACCCGCTGCTCCGTGCTGCGAGGGAGCTCGTCTCTGTAATTTACAGGTGTCCCCGATCCTCCCCTGCCTGTGTGCACGGGCTCCCTGGCTAAAAACACCCACCTTGGCGTGGGGAAGCTGCCAGGAGACCACGGAGCAACCCTCCCACCATCACTCCTGGCAGCGCCAGGCCCGCCCTGGCCTTGCTGTGGCCtggtccccagcccctggggtgAGGTGGAAAAGCCCTCACAGAGGACCTGGTCTTTGGTGCTGCCTCTTGGTGCCcacccagcagccaggcaggaccAGGACAAAGGCCAcgaggaaggaaaacacaactCAAATGAACCCTGGTGAAAAGATGCGTGGCTTAGCAGCCATAGATGCTTCCCCTGCCTGGAGGGAGCTTGGCAGCCTGGGCACAGCTGCTCGCAGGAGTCTTCATGGCTTGGGAGGTCACAGCAATTTGCTGGTGGTGCCCTTTCGGGGTTGAATCACCAGAAACAGAGACCGTCCTGTGATCATGGTAGCCCCATCCTCCCAGAGCGCCCAGGAACCGTGGCTTTGCAATGGAAAGCTCCTGCCTCCATCCTCCAGCTGCATTTACCTGTACAGGACCTGTATGGATCCCCTCCGACACCAAGGCAGCGGCAGCACCAGGGCAGGCACAGCTGACTGGGATTTGGTTCCCAGACCACACCACCTCTGGCTGCTGAATCGTCCTACACATTTTTTGGTAAGAACTACATCAGTTTGCCCAGCAGGTCTAAACTGAccaattttcctctttccaaaaaCAAGCCTACTATACTCTTgaaagtgtgtgtatatatatatatatgtatatatattgaaaaacaaa
This Oxyura jamaicensis isolate SHBP4307 breed ruddy duck chromosome 6, BPBGC_Ojam_1.0, whole genome shotgun sequence DNA region includes the following protein-coding sequences:
- the LOC118169101 gene encoding solute carrier family 2, facilitated glucose transporter member 9-like, whose product is MGEKCQALGLPSSPPPHPLSSDSSHSLSPTDGKGTPDPSRGIIRHLTFPLLSVTLLVSFGSSMLYGYNLAVVNSPAVHIKAFYNATWSRRYGHGLAPGPLTLLYSLTVSTFALGGLGGSLLVGLLVARYGRSGTLSRSALLVLLAGSFMGFSRELGSPEMVIIGRSITGLHAGICLSVVPLYLGEIAPKNLRGFLGLMPSIFICLGVFSAQVLGLPELLGKDRYWPLFLAVVVVPASLQLLLLHCFPESPRYLLIERNDVCGATEALRRFLGTPDVQDAVQEMKEEQQSLSSVATMSVWQLLRDRSVRWQTLSVAVVNAGMQLSGIDAIWFYTNTIFENAGIPRSQVPYTTVGTGAIEVVAGLMGVSDGRTDGRTDTAPPRPGSASLAISSDRSL